From the genome of Desulfobaculum xiamenense, one region includes:
- a CDS encoding LPS-assembly protein LptD, with product MTAMIRTPLHRTTGLVPALLAVIATALFFAAARPALAGGDILSDHLAASATQDAEAWQLSADSMAAEHDPEIIEASGNVVLSQGKRTLRADFARYYRKTGWVYLKGNVEAMWTKDRLTADEAEFDLKSRVGWLKNGYVFIDDAHLYFSGRHIEKHEGDTYTFRSATVTSCDDPSEAWSIDMDEGEVTIEGYAWLKRTAFKVGDTSLLATPFMVLPAKVKRQSGLLIPEIGVSSRNGFYINQPIYWAIDEERDATFYENFLANRGLRQGIEYRNTPDSDSKSVWQADWLHDSIRANSESDEDSQFDDDGLIRPNRNRYWFRSKFNGHLPDPQWKVKLDIDYASDQNYLREFKSGLSGFDRAKDLFLDEFGRDIADADSLERTTTLLVSRSWDRFGVAGRMQYTQNLSYMNDNLDPDDNPTLQRLPELSAYVWKDRIVPDLPVEFMMDSTVGYNWRAKGDSGGRVEVDPTVSVPFFLGPVSVIPSAGMHETLYIEDDFENENTDAETGRMRHLPSVNVATFTEFSRVFDLDTAALPATAENAGESRWQRIRHAIQPRVDFDWTPYVGQTENPYFDETDRLDARNEITYSLTNVLDRRRVTITPRGEGDDTTYAPVVDYLDFLRLRLEQSYDRREATREDELDTYERRPFSDFLAEAVLRYNNYVSWTSRTLVSPYLGDMTEHEHFVTLELPETLRVNFGVDFQEALDEYKRQDRERIRQLKLGVDWAINRHWALGMLYRTDIENATDLEKTLRLMYTHQCYGFEVLLTTTDDEARVEARVSLLGLTM from the coding sequence ATGACCGCAATGATCCGCACGCCGCTCCATCGCACGACCGGCCTCGTACCGGCCCTTCTGGCTGTGATCGCGACGGCGCTTTTCTTCGCCGCCGCACGTCCCGCCCTTGCTGGCGGAGACATCCTTTCGGACCACCTCGCCGCAAGCGCCACACAGGACGCCGAAGCATGGCAGCTCAGCGCCGACTCCATGGCCGCCGAGCACGACCCCGAAATCATCGAGGCATCCGGCAACGTGGTGCTCTCGCAGGGCAAGCGCACCCTGCGCGCGGACTTCGCGCGCTACTACCGCAAGACGGGCTGGGTGTACCTGAAGGGCAACGTCGAAGCCATGTGGACGAAGGACCGCCTCACCGCTGACGAGGCCGAGTTCGACCTCAAATCCCGCGTGGGCTGGCTCAAGAACGGCTATGTCTTCATCGACGACGCCCACCTCTACTTCTCCGGAAGACACATCGAGAAGCACGAGGGCGACACCTACACCTTCCGCTCGGCCACCGTCACCTCCTGCGACGATCCGTCCGAAGCATGGTCCATTGACATGGACGAGGGCGAGGTGACCATCGAGGGCTACGCATGGCTCAAGCGCACCGCCTTCAAGGTGGGCGACACCTCCCTTCTGGCCACGCCCTTCATGGTCCTGCCTGCCAAGGTCAAGCGCCAGAGCGGTCTGCTCATCCCCGAGATCGGCGTCAGCTCGCGCAACGGCTTCTACATCAACCAGCCCATCTACTGGGCCATCGACGAAGAGCGCGACGCGACCTTCTACGAGAATTTCCTCGCCAATCGCGGCCTGCGTCAGGGCATCGAGTACCGCAACACGCCGGACTCGGACTCCAAGAGCGTCTGGCAGGCGGACTGGCTACACGACAGCATCCGCGCCAACTCCGAATCCGACGAGGACTCCCAGTTCGACGATGACGGACTCATCCGCCCCAACCGCAACCGCTACTGGTTCCGCAGCAAGTTCAACGGCCACCTGCCCGACCCGCAGTGGAAGGTGAAGCTCGACATCGACTACGCCTCGGACCAGAACTACCTGCGCGAATTCAAATCCGGCCTGTCCGGCTTCGACCGCGCCAAGGACCTGTTCCTCGACGAATTCGGCCGCGACATCGCTGATGCCGACTCGCTGGAACGCACCACCACGCTGCTCGTCTCCCGCTCGTGGGACCGCTTCGGCGTGGCCGGACGCATGCAGTACACCCAGAACCTCAGCTACATGAACGACAACCTCGACCCGGACGACAACCCCACCCTCCAGCGCCTGCCCGAACTTTCGGCCTACGTATGGAAGGACCGCATCGTCCCCGACCTGCCCGTCGAATTCATGATGGATTCCACGGTGGGCTACAACTGGCGCGCCAAGGGCGACTCCGGCGGCCGTGTCGAGGTCGACCCCACCGTGAGCGTGCCCTTCTTCCTCGGCCCTGTGTCCGTGATTCCCTCCGCCGGAATGCACGAGACACTCTACATCGAGGACGATTTCGAAAACGAGAACACCGACGCCGAGACCGGCCGCATGCGGCACCTGCCCAGCGTCAACGTGGCCACCTTCACGGAATTCTCCCGCGTATTCGACCTCGACACCGCAGCCCTTCCCGCCACGGCGGAGAACGCTGGCGAATCCCGTTGGCAGCGCATCCGCCACGCCATCCAGCCCCGCGTGGACTTCGACTGGACGCCCTACGTCGGCCAGACCGAAAATCCCTACTTCGACGAGACGGACCGCCTCGACGCGCGAAACGAGATCACCTACTCGCTGACCAACGTCCTCGACCGCAGGCGCGTAACCATCACCCCGCGCGGCGAAGGCGACGACACGACCTACGCCCCCGTGGTGGACTACCTCGACTTCCTGCGGCTGCGCCTCGAACAGAGCTACGACCGCCGCGAGGCCACCCGCGAGGATGAACTCGACACCTACGAACGCCGTCCGTTCTCGGACTTCCTCGCCGAAGCCGTGCTGCGCTACAACAACTACGTGAGCTGGACCAGCCGCACTCTCGTCTCGCCCTACCTCGGCGACATGACCGAGCACGAGCACTTCGTGACCCTCGAACTTCCTGAAACGCTGCGCGTGAACTTCGGCGTGGACTTCCAGGAAGCCCTCGACGAGTACAAGCGGCAGGACCGCGAGCGCATCCGCCAACTCAAGCTCGGCGTGGACTGGGCCATCAACCGCCACTGGGCGCTTGGCATGCTCTACCGCACCGACATCGAAAACGCCACGGACCTCGAAAAGACCCTGCGCCTGATGTACACGCACCAGTGCTACGGCTTCGAGGTGCTCCTCACCACCACGGACGACGAGGCCCGCGTGGAGGCCCGCGTGTCCCTGCTTGGGCTGACCATGTAG
- the rpsF gene encoding 30S ribosomal protein S6, with translation MRKFETLLLLSPEFAAEERQTILDNLTGVITREGGVVDLVDDWGLRDLAYPVKKKTRGYYVRLEYTAPGQLVAELERNIRITDGIYKFVTVRLGEEAEAEEVA, from the coding sequence ATGAGAAAGTTCGAGACTTTGCTGCTGCTCTCCCCCGAGTTCGCAGCCGAGGAGCGCCAGACGATCCTCGACAACCTGACCGGCGTCATCACCCGTGAGGGCGGCGTTGTGGATCTGGTTGACGACTGGGGCCTGCGCGATCTTGCGTACCCCGTGAAGAAGAAGACCCGCGGCTACTATGTGCGCCTGGAGTACACTGCTCCCGGTCAGCTCGTTGCCGAGCTTGAGCGCAACATTCGTATCACCGACGGCATCTACAAGTTCGTCACCGTTCGCCTTGGCGAAGAGGCCGAAGCCGAGGAGGTTGCATAA
- a CDS encoding DUF456 family protein, protein MEYVSGILTVLFVLACFGALVLHVFSLPANWVVLGLVALWKATHPDMALTWIGFGGLALLALAGEGLEFVIRLKGAKQYGASSKGNWGGVLGAIAGAIVGAGFLFGIGALPGALLGAFGGCLAVERIQGRTFEEARTAAMGAMYGTFLGLVAKVGIGVVMATMAAGSVWGA, encoded by the coding sequence GTGGAATACGTGAGTGGCATCCTGACCGTTCTTTTCGTGCTCGCCTGTTTTGGTGCGCTGGTTCTGCACGTCTTTTCCCTGCCCGCCAACTGGGTGGTGCTGGGACTGGTGGCGCTGTGGAAGGCGACGCATCCGGACATGGCGCTGACGTGGATCGGTTTCGGCGGGTTGGCGCTTCTGGCGCTGGCTGGCGAGGGGCTGGAATTCGTGATCCGGCTCAAGGGTGCCAAGCAGTATGGCGCATCCTCCAAGGGCAACTGGGGCGGCGTGCTCGGTGCCATTGCCGGTGCCATTGTCGGTGCCGGGTTCCTGTTCGGCATCGGTGCGCTGCCCGGCGCACTGCTCGGCGCGTTCGGCGGCTGCCTTGCCGTCGAGCGCATTCAGGGCCGCACATTCGAAGAGGCCCGCACGGCGGCCATGGGCGCAATGTACGGGACCTTCCTCGGCCTTGTGGCCAAGGTGGGTATCGGCGTGGTCATGGCAACCATGGCGGCCGGAAGCGTGTGGGGCGCGTAA
- the rplI gene encoding 50S ribosomal protein L9, whose product MKLILRADIDNLGRLGDIVKVKPGYGRNYLLPQGLAMLATEANAKVFELERKKLQEKMDKIRFEAEEMGKKLEEAKLVLRVRVGDGDRLYGSVTNSHIGEALAEMGLEVDKKKIILGDPIRSLGVYSVPVKLHPDVQCELTVSVVRHDWVEGQPITSEEAEAALELKLEAEAEATAKAAEEEAVSNDAGQADESEQA is encoded by the coding sequence ATGAAACTCATTCTTCGAGCAGATATCGACAATCTCGGCCGTCTGGGCGACATCGTCAAAGTGAAGCCCGGCTATGGCCGTAACTATCTCCTGCCCCAGGGTCTTGCCATGCTGGCTACCGAGGCGAACGCCAAGGTTTTTGAGCTGGAGCGCAAGAAGCTGCAGGAAAAGATGGACAAGATCCGCTTCGAGGCCGAGGAGATGGGCAAGAAGCTGGAAGAGGCCAAGCTCGTCCTGCGCGTTCGCGTGGGCGACGGCGACCGCCTCTACGGCTCCGTCACCAACTCCCACATCGGCGAAGCCCTTGCTGAAATGGGCTTGGAAGTCGACAAGAAAAAGATTATTCTCGGCGATCCGATCCGTTCCCTTGGCGTGTACTCCGTGCCCGTCAAGCTGCATCCTGATGTGCAGTGCGAACTGACCGTGAGCGTTGTGCGTCACGACTGGGTCGAAGGCCAGCCCATCACCTCCGAGGAGGCCGAGGCTGCCCTGGAACTGAAACTTGAAGCTGAGGCCGAGGCTACCGCCAAGGCGGCCGAAGAAGAAGCTGTAAGCAATGACGCAGGACAGGCCGACGAGTCTGAACAGGCCTAG
- a CDS encoding AMP-binding protein: MYFDKAETYSREEIERIQVVRLRNVVERAARSRFYAESLGGIDPADIRSVDDIRRLPLTTKNDLRASYPDGLLTVPHDQFVRLHVSSGTTGNPTAVYYTQNDLNSWADLMARCMHMIGIRPGDVFQNMSGYGLFTGGLGIHYGAERLGCLTIPSGAGNTARQIKLMKDFRTTAIHIIPSYALYFAEALTKSGIDPRRDLALRVALVGAEPHTEESRRKIEDALGIKAYNSYGLSEMNGPGVAFECLEQKGMHVWEDAYLIEILDPETLEPVKEGEIGEIVMTSLLREGMPIIRYRTRDLCRFLPGECPCGRKHRRIDRILGRADDMMILKGVNIYPMQIEQVLMAMPEVGQNYLIELDNDGHIDLMRVKVEIKEEFFIEDMRALNALRERIQTALRYEILLTPKVELVEANTLPKSEGKAKRVIDLRKQF, from the coding sequence GTGTACTTCGATAAGGCCGAGACTTACTCTCGTGAGGAAATTGAACGGATTCAGGTTGTACGACTTCGCAATGTGGTCGAGCGCGCCGCGCGCTCGCGCTTCTATGCAGAGAGCCTCGGTGGCATCGACCCTGCTGACATTCGCAGCGTCGACGACATTCGTCGCCTGCCGCTGACCACGAAGAACGACCTGCGCGCCAGCTATCCCGATGGACTGCTGACCGTTCCCCACGACCAGTTCGTCCGGCTGCACGTCTCCAGCGGCACCACCGGCAATCCCACGGCCGTCTACTACACGCAGAACGATCTCAATTCATGGGCGGACCTTATGGCCCGCTGCATGCATATGATCGGCATTCGCCCCGGCGACGTGTTTCAGAATATGAGTGGCTATGGCCTGTTCACCGGCGGTCTGGGCATCCACTACGGCGCGGAGCGCCTCGGCTGCCTCACCATTCCGTCCGGCGCGGGCAACACGGCGCGTCAGATCAAGCTGATGAAGGATTTCCGGACCACGGCCATCCACATCATCCCGTCCTACGCGCTGTACTTCGCCGAGGCGCTGACCAAGTCCGGCATCGACCCCCGGCGCGACCTTGCCCTGCGCGTGGCGCTCGTCGGTGCGGAGCCGCACACCGAGGAAAGCCGTCGCAAGATCGAGGACGCCCTCGGCATCAAGGCCTACAACTCCTACGGCCTGTCCGAGATGAACGGACCGGGCGTCGCGTTCGAGTGTCTTGAGCAGAAGGGCATGCACGTCTGGGAAGACGCCTACCTCATCGAGATTCTCGATCCCGAGACGCTCGAACCGGTGAAGGAGGGCGAGATCGGCGAGATCGTCATGACGTCGCTTCTGCGCGAGGGCATGCCCATAATCCGTTACCGCACCCGCGACCTGTGCCGCTTCCTGCCGGGCGAATGCCCCTGCGGACGCAAGCACCGCCGCATTGACCGCATCCTCGGCCGCGCGGACGACATGATGATCCTCAAGGGCGTGAACATCTACCCGATGCAGATCGAGCAGGTGCTGATGGCCATGCCCGAGGTGGGCCAGAATTACCTCATCGAGCTGGACAACGACGGCCACATCGACCTCATGCGCGTGAAGGTCGAGATCAAGGAAGAGTTCTTCATTGAGGACATGCGCGCCCTCAACGCCCTGCGCGAGCGCATCCAGACCGCACTGCGCTACGAGATTCTGCTCACGCCCAAGGTCGAGCTCGTGGAAGCCAACACCCTGCCCAAGAGCGAGGGCAAGGCCAAGCGCGTGATCGATTTGAGGAAGCAGTTCTAG
- the alr gene encoding alanine racemase — MTIAYNHLETIVYPERIAENWRRLEAIGGHACAVIKADAYGHGLLETARALDRAGAHTLGAGTVEEAARIRADGYSGRVMSLLGAQLDTDFELAARERIVPFTGRMEQLRRMDETGRRLGMRVPIALKLDTGMGRLGFVPEDAPALAEALADMSGVEVSMVCSHLATADMPEERDYVLEQGRRFANAVDVLRRAGYAFEANLANSAALLAYPELRHDAQRPGISLYGCNVFWGTDMAELGADFAPAMEVRSRVYQVHELKTGQSVNYGRTFVAPCDMRVAIIAAGYSDNFPRALSNRGFANIGGTRVPLVGRVCMQMSALDVTELPGVKPGDDVWLLGGPGAGAIRAEEVADWCGTISYEVLCLLGQNPRRFA; from the coding sequence ATGACCATCGCCTACAATCATCTGGAAACCATTGTCTATCCTGAAAGAATAGCTGAAAATTGGCGCAGGCTGGAAGCCATTGGCGGACATGCCTGCGCGGTGATCAAGGCCGACGCCTACGGGCATGGCCTGCTGGAAACGGCGCGTGCCCTCGACCGCGCCGGTGCGCATACCCTTGGCGCAGGAACCGTGGAGGAGGCCGCCCGCATCAGGGCCGACGGCTACTCCGGGCGAGTGATGTCGCTTCTGGGCGCGCAACTCGATACGGATTTCGAATTGGCCGCCCGCGAGCGCATCGTGCCCTTCACGGGGCGCATGGAGCAGTTGCGGCGCATGGACGAGACCGGACGGCGGCTCGGCATGCGCGTGCCCATCGCCCTGAAGCTCGATACCGGCATGGGCCGGCTCGGCTTCGTGCCCGAGGACGCCCCTGCGCTGGCCGAGGCGCTGGCGGATATGTCCGGCGTGGAGGTGAGCATGGTGTGCTCGCATCTGGCCACGGCGGACATGCCCGAGGAGCGCGACTACGTGCTGGAGCAGGGCCGCAGATTCGCGAACGCCGTGGACGTGCTGCGCCGTGCGGGATATGCCTTCGAGGCCAATCTCGCCAACTCGGCGGCGCTTCTGGCCTATCCCGAGTTGCGGCATGACGCGCAGCGTCCCGGCATCAGCCTGTACGGCTGCAACGTGTTCTGGGGCACGGACATGGCGGAACTCGGCGCGGATTTCGCGCCCGCCATGGAAGTCCGTAGCCGCGTGTATCAGGTCCACGAACTGAAGACGGGGCAGTCCGTGAACTACGGGCGCACCTTTGTGGCTCCGTGCGACATGCGCGTGGCCATCATTGCCGCGGGCTACTCGGACAACTTCCCGCGTGCGCTGTCCAATCGCGGTTTCGCGAATATCGGCGGCACGCGCGTGCCGTTGGTTGGGCGCGTGTGCATGCAGATGTCGGCCCTCGACGTGACGGAACTGCCCGGCGTGAAGCCCGGCGACGACGTTTGGCTGCTTGGCGGACCCGGTGCGGGTGCCATCCGCGCCGAGGAGGTTGCCGACTGGTGCGGAACCATCAGTTATGAGGTATTGTGCCTTCTGGGCCAGAATCCCCGCAGGTTTGCTTGA
- the rpsR gene encoding 30S ribosomal protein S18, whose protein sequence is MAFRKKFTPRKKFCRFCADKDLPIDYKRVDILRDFITERGKIIPRRITGTCAKHQRRLTVAIKRARQMALLYYTAVHSTVVKKRTL, encoded by the coding sequence ATGGCTTTCCGTAAAAAATTCACTCCGCGGAAGAAGTTCTGTCGTTTCTGCGCCGACAAGGACCTCCCCATCGATTACAAGCGTGTCGACATTCTGAGGGATTTCATCACCGAGCGCGGCAAGATCATCCCCCGTCGCATCACCGGTACCTGCGCAAAGCATCAGCGCCGCCTCACCGTGGCGATCAAGCGCGCCAGGCAGATGGCCCTTCTGTACTACACCGCTGTGCATAGCACCGTGGTGAAGAAAAGGACGCTCTAG
- the dnaB gene encoding replicative DNA helicase has translation MTQDRPTSLNRPRKDRSRSPQGTGGSAVAEALDRASGDMLRKVPPHNLEAEQAVLGGVFLKSNVFHDLVDVLGEDDFYSPAHRIIYRAFQECFRKSVPMDLLTVAEELRSMGKLDDVGGPVYLAELADSTVSTSNALFHAKIVRNRSIQRQLIGVASDIIENCFDGANDVDALLDESEQSIFAISEQRSNKTFVASKELVNQVFEKLQELYSRKEIVTGVPTGYYKFDELTAGLQATDLIIIAGRPAMGKTSFALNIGLRAASDYGTPTAVFSLEMGMDQLMMRMLCTKARVNLADMRRGFIDDEAWARLYDAAEDMSAAPIYIDDTPAISTLELRARCRRLKAEKGLGLVIVDYLQLMRAGRTIDSREQEISEISRTLKALAKEIQVPVIALSQLNRKVEERTDKRPKLSDLRESGAIEQDADMIVFLYRDEVYNTSDDNPKKGIAEVIIGKHRNGPTGVVELTFLKEHTAFENLAMAAEPSEYSNS, from the coding sequence ATGACGCAGGACAGGCCGACGAGTCTGAACAGGCCTAGAAAAGATCGCTCCCGGTCCCCGCAGGGGACCGGGGGTTCCGCTGTCGCCGAGGCCCTTGATAGGGCCTCCGGCGATATGCTGCGAAAAGTTCCCCCCCACAACCTCGAAGCCGAACAGGCGGTTCTGGGGGGCGTTTTTTTGAAGTCCAACGTGTTCCACGACCTCGTGGACGTCCTCGGCGAGGACGATTTCTACTCGCCAGCCCATCGCATCATCTACAGGGCCTTTCAGGAGTGCTTCCGCAAGTCCGTCCCCATGGACCTGCTGACCGTCGCTGAAGAGCTGCGCAGCATGGGCAAGCTCGACGATGTGGGCGGCCCCGTCTATCTGGCGGAACTGGCCGATTCCACGGTGAGCACCTCCAATGCCCTGTTCCACGCCAAGATCGTCCGCAACCGCTCCATCCAGCGCCAGCTGATCGGTGTGGCATCGGACATCATCGAAAACTGCTTCGATGGCGCGAACGATGTCGATGCGCTGCTCGACGAGTCCGAGCAGTCCATCTTCGCCATTTCCGAGCAGCGCTCCAACAAGACCTTCGTCGCTTCCAAGGAACTGGTGAATCAGGTCTTCGAGAAGCTGCAGGAACTCTACAGCCGAAAGGAAATCGTCACCGGCGTTCCCACCGGCTACTACAAGTTCGATGAACTCACGGCCGGTCTTCAAGCGACCGACCTCATCATCATCGCTGGCCGTCCCGCCATGGGCAAGACGTCCTTCGCGCTGAACATCGGCCTGCGCGCCGCGTCCGACTATGGGACGCCGACGGCCGTGTTCTCGCTCGAAATGGGCATGGACCAGCTGATGATGCGTATGCTGTGCACCAAGGCGCGGGTCAACCTCGCCGACATGCGCCGCGGCTTCATCGACGACGAGGCATGGGCGCGCCTGTACGACGCCGCGGAGGATATGTCCGCTGCGCCGATCTACATCGACGACACCCCCGCCATCAGCACGCTGGAACTGCGTGCGCGTTGCCGTCGCCTCAAGGCCGAAAAGGGCCTCGGGCTGGTCATCGTGGACTACCTTCAGCTTATGCGGGCCGGGCGCACCATCGACTCTCGCGAACAGGAAATCTCCGAAATCTCGCGGACGCTCAAGGCGCTGGCCAAGGAAATCCAGGTCCCCGTCATCGCGCTTTCGCAGCTCAACCGAAAGGTCGAGGAACGCACGGACAAGCGCCCGAAGCTTTCGGACCTTCGCGAATCCGGCGCTATCGAGCAGGACGCCGACATGATCGTCTTCCTGTACCGCGACGAGGTCTACAACACGAGCGACGACAACCCCAAGAAGGGCATTGCCGAAGTCATCATCGGCAAGCACCGAAACGGTCCCACCGGAGTGGTGGAGCTGACGTTCCTCAAGGAGCACACTGCGTTCGAAAATCTTGCCATGGCTGCGGAACCTTCCGAATACTCCAATTCCTGA
- the thrC gene encoding threonine synthase: MPEMNAFPAYRGRMEYFCLGCGARYGTEELHYTCPNCGGVFLLRDAGFDTLRERSGEEWRTVFDTRAGAKSDALRGIFRFYELMAPVMDEADIVYLGEGNTPIISSSNRLSAQLGGQRMAFKNDGQNPSASFKDRGMACAFSFLNHLIRTRNLDEILAVCASTGDTSAAAALYASYADGRIKSAVILPQGKVTPQQLAQPLGSGAVVLEVPGVFDDCMKVVEHLADNYQVALLNSKNAWRILGQESYAFEVAQWYDWDLAGKAIFVPIGNAGNITAIMSGFLKMFELGIITALPRVFGVQSHHADPVYRYYAAQPQEREWHPVTVEPSVAQAAMIGNPVSFPRVRHFAERYEAIAGPGSFQVVQVTEQAIIEGMLLANRHGHISCTQGGECLAGLIRARELRLIDAEETAVLDATAHMLKFIGFQDMYFENTFPQSYGITPDPARSNRPELVIEAAEKERLAPAEYTVACAQSVVERLGLKAR; this comes from the coding sequence ATGCCAGAGATGAACGCGTTTCCCGCTTACAGGGGCCGCATGGAATACTTCTGCCTCGGCTGCGGCGCACGCTACGGCACCGAGGAATTGCACTATACCTGCCCGAATTGCGGCGGCGTTTTCCTGCTGCGCGATGCGGGCTTCGATACCCTGCGCGAGCGCTCTGGCGAAGAGTGGCGTACGGTGTTCGACACCCGCGCCGGTGCCAAGAGCGACGCCCTGCGCGGCATCTTCCGTTTCTATGAGCTGATGGCTCCGGTCATGGACGAGGCGGACATCGTCTACCTCGGCGAGGGCAACACGCCCATCATCAGCTCCAGCAATCGCCTGTCCGCCCAGCTTGGCGGGCAGCGCATGGCCTTCAAGAACGACGGCCAGAACCCCAGCGCCTCCTTCAAGGACCGGGGCATGGCCTGCGCCTTCAGCTTCCTGAACCACCTCATCCGGACGCGCAATCTGGACGAGATTCTCGCGGTGTGCGCCTCCACGGGCGATACCTCCGCAGCCGCCGCGCTGTATGCCTCCTACGCGGACGGACGCATCAAGTCCGCCGTCATCCTGCCGCAGGGCAAGGTGACTCCGCAGCAGTTGGCCCAGCCGCTGGGCAGCGGTGCCGTGGTGCTCGAAGTGCCCGGAGTGTTCGACGACTGCATGAAGGTGGTCGAGCATCTGGCGGACAACTATCAGGTGGCGCTACTCAATTCCAAGAACGCGTGGCGCATCCTCGGTCAGGAGTCCTACGCCTTCGAGGTCGCCCAGTGGTACGACTGGGATCTCGCGGGCAAGGCCATCTTCGTGCCCATCGGCAACGCGGGCAACATCACCGCGATCATGAGCGGCTTCCTCAAGATGTTCGAACTCGGCATCATTACGGCGCTGCCCCGCGTGTTCGGCGTGCAGTCCCACCATGCCGACCCCGTGTATCGCTATTACGCCGCGCAGCCGCAAGAGCGCGAGTGGCACCCCGTGACCGTGGAGCCGAGCGTGGCGCAGGCCGCGATGATCGGCAATCCCGTGTCCTTCCCGCGCGTGCGGCACTTTGCCGAGCGCTACGAGGCCATTGCCGGTCCCGGAAGTTTCCAGGTGGTGCAGGTCACCGAGCAGGCCATCATCGAGGGCATGCTGCTGGCCAACCGCCACGGCCACATCTCCTGCACGCAGGGCGGCGAATGCCTTGCCGGCCTCATCCGCGCCCGCGAGCTTCGGCTCATCGACGCAGAGGAGACGGCGGTGCTCGACGCCACGGCGCACATGCTCAAGTTCATCGGCTTTCAGGACATGTACTTCGAGAACACCTTCCCACAGTCCTATGGCATCACGCCCGATCCGGCGCGCTCCAATCGCCCGGAACTGGTCATCGAAGCCGCCGAGAAGGAGCGCCTCGCTCCGGCGGAGTACACCGTGGCCTGCGCGCAGAGCGTCGTCGAACGTCTCGGCCTCAAAGCCCGCTAG